The Natrinema pellirubrum DSM 15624 region GCCTACAGCGTCGACGATGAGGACGCCTACACGATCGACTTCGAGGACGAGCGGCCGGACGACGGCGACGACGAGGACGATCCCCTCGCTCGGTAGCGGTTCGCACGGGTCGGGAAGAAAGAAACGCTTAAACGTCCCACCGAGCAACTACTGAGTGCGAAGGACGGACGCGGGCCAATAGCTCAATTAGGTTGAGCGCCACTCTGATAAGGTGGAGGCTCTCGGTTCAAATCCGAGTTGGCCCATACTTTTGCGGCGAGCAACTCCGCGAGCCGCAAATATGGAATCCGACTCGGATTTGAATGACGGAAGTCACAGTCCGGGAGCGAACGAAGTGAGCGACCCGGAACGTCTTCCGGTGGTTCAAATCCGAGTTAGCCCATTTCTACTGCGAACAACGCGAACGTAGAGAGCCGTAAGCGGCGGAACGACGATCGACCCCGGAAGTCATGCGTACATGCTGCCACGAGGACCTGTGCTATAGCAGCCGCAGTTGTGACCGGACCGTCCGTCTCCGATATGACTCCGAGTCGATCTAGACGGTTGCGGCGAGCGATTCCTCGAGCCACACAGAGAGCGCGACCGGACCGCGTCTCGAGGCGACGGACGTGAGCCGGTGGAAGATCCCATTGTCGCTGAGCGACAGCTGTGGCCGCTTAAAACACAAGGCACCACTCACGCGAACGCGACGATCCGCAGTCCGAACCACGTGAGTGGTACGATCATACCAGATTTGGAGATAGTTACGAAAGGGTAGATAGAAAGAGGCGCCGATCTCGAGGACACAGGAACTAAAGAGGGGCTCTATGGAGGCTAAATAATGAATGGCGTTTTCTCTACCGGTTTTAGGTCTCCGATCTCGAAACGGATTGAATCACATCAGTGAGAAACACTGTTTGCGTCAAGAGCCGAATACTTCCGTTTTAGGGCTGTTATCAGCACCTTAGTCACGCACGAATCGCCAGAACGATAGAGGGCCAGTAGTATGTTAATTCTGGTAGTATCTAAGTATAGTCGGATATGAGACATTCAAACTGTGTTCGTCGAATCGGCCGTACCGAGTCGGTGGACGGTATCAGTCCCCGTTACAACCCGGGACCAACGTGGGGCAGTACGGCGAACGGCCGCAGGTATCGCTCGGTTCTGGAGAACCGATCGCCAGTGTATCGGCCCACCGTGAAACAGCGGCCAGCAGCGGCGAAATCGATCGTATTCGCCGACTACGTGTACGGTACGGCCGATCAAGCGGTCATCGAAAGGGGACACCCGGCCAGCCGAGTTAGACAGTCATATATCTGTAATAGTTTGAGTGACGGTCGGGCGACTGTCTCGACTGGCAACACCGGACTGGATCCGCCTGCGCGACAGGGGATATGCGTTTCCCGAGGCTGGCCGCGATTCGAGGGGAACCGAAACGGAGTGACGACTGGTTGCCACAGTCGATGCCGATCACGGCATCAACGGCGTCAGTAGCGGTTCTCGGGAGACCAACAGGACGACGTTGTTGCTCGCGAAGAGGGCGTAGCAGCAGACGATGGCCACGACGAAGCCGACGTCGAACGGCCTCGAGAGGACGTAGCCGATCGCGATCACGGCACCGGCGTAGATGACGGCGGCGAGGACGACACCGGCGAGCCCGAAGAGATCGTGGAGGAAGACCGTCACGGGGTTGAGTTCGTAGGCGTACGGGACGGTGAAAAAGCCCACTGTCGCGACGAGGTCGACGAACCAGACGGCAAAGAAAGCGGTACGGAGGCTGGTGGTCCCAGGCCGATCCAATCCGATTCCGAACGCGTCCGCTGTGTCCACCATCGTGGTCGGATCGAAGGGCCGCCAAGCATTACGCCTTGGACTTGCTGATTCCGGCCCTGTGAGCAGTTCACACCGCTCAACCGGCAGGACTGTTCCGGGACGATCGGATCGGAGCGACCGTGAAACCGGCTTACAACTCCTCCGAAATGCGGTCGAATCTGTCGTCGTGACAGTCAGTCGGTTTCGACGGCAGGCGTCGGCGGGCGCGTAACTCGCCGTCGATAACGGCGGTCAGGAAAACGTCGTCCGGTTCCATGCCGTCGAATCGTTCGGCCGGCAACACGAGTTGGTCGACGACCGCCTCACCGTCCTCGAGCAGGAGGACGACGTGGTCACCGTCGACGATCCGATCCACGACGCCGACGTACAGATCGCTGCCGTCGATTTCATCACCGGTCGCCGCGTCGTCGGTTGACGGCCGTCCACGAGCTGGGGAAGCATCGGCATCGGGATGAGCGTCGTCAACCGCACTGGCAGTCGTCACTGTGGCGGCTGCCCCGATGCCCAGGGCACTGAGCGTTTGAAGGATCGTGCGTCGCGGTCGTCGGGTGTGGTCCGACATACCCCGCTTGGCCGCGGAATGTCGTATAAACTCTCGGCTGGAGGCCACCGCCTACCCGTTCGGTAGCCACCGTCGGGTCCGGGATCCGTCGCCTCGGTCATCGTGCGACCGATTGTAGAACGGGGAAACGCGTATGGGTGCTGACGGCGGTCTTCGATCGTTTCGAAAGACGTGTTTCGCATAGCGGAACACTCAACCCAAGAATCGGGTCGCGTGACGGATTGTTGGTCGTTCGAGACGAAAGGATCGATCACGTTCCGGCCAGCGGAACAGGGGGACGAACGGCAGTCGGGCAGCGAGATGGCACAATCACCCGTACGCGAGCGTGACTTTAATCTCGCCCGCCTTGTCCCGAAGGCGAGTCGCCAGATCGTCGTGAACGTAGGCGTCGGTGAACCGACTCGTCGGCCCGAAGACGGCCAGCGAGCCGAGGAATTCGTCGTCAGGAGTATAGACGGGCACGGCGATCCCGCGAAGGCCGTCCATGTGTTCCTGCTCGTTCACCGCGTAGCCGCGGTCCCGAACCCGCTCGAGTTCGTCGAAGAGCGCCTCGGGATCGGTGATCGTGTTCTCCGTGTGTGCCTCGAGGCCGCTCCGCTCGGCGTAGGCCGCGACGGCGTCGTCGTCCCACTCCGCGAGAATCACTTTGCCGGAGGCCATCGAGTGCAGCGGTCGGCGCTGGCCGATCATCGAATTCGAGAGGCTGCCGTAGCGGTGGACGTAGACGGCGTCGTCGTCCTCTTCGACGATGAACACCGCGCGTTCGTCGGTCTCCTTGCCGAGTTCGAACACCGCTCGCTTCGCGGCCGTGTATCCCGTCCTCCGGGACCGGGCCTGCTCGCCGAGTTCGACAAACCGAAACCCGACGTAGTAGCGACCGTCGCGTTCGATCACGTACCCTAACTCCGTCAGCGTCCGAAGGTGGCGGTAGACGGTGCTTTTGGGAAGATCCGTCCGCT contains the following coding sequences:
- a CDS encoding IclR family transcriptional regulator, yielding MGMDRDGDDGAGVSTTRKTFRLLEALKDEEGVTIADLTERTDLPKSTVYRHLRTLTELGYVIERDGRYYVGFRFVELGEQARSRRTGYTAAKRAVFELGKETDERAVFIVEEDDDAVYVHRYGSLSNSMIGQRRPLHSMASGKVILAEWDDDAVAAYAERSGLEAHTENTITDPEALFDELERVRDRGYAVNEQEHMDGLRGIAVPVYTPDDEFLGSLAVFGPTSRFTDAYVHDDLATRLRDKAGEIKVTLAYG